The Candidatus Methylomirabilis sp. nucleotide sequence GAGACATACGTATGGTGGAGAGCCTCGGCGGTGTAATCCGGCCCGCGTTCTCCGCCGTCGCCCCAGAAGGAGCCATATGTCATCAGGCCCTTCAGGTGAAATACTTGCTTTCCGCGCTGGATTTGCCACTCGGGAATGACCGTTTGCCCGTTGGATGACAATACAAAGTTGGTCAGCGGCGGAGCTGACGAATACGTCCAGACACCAAGGGCAACTAGCCCGATGACGCTGATCGTGGTGACGATCAAAGCATGAAGCCACCAATATTTCTTGATTAAAAGTATATGTCCGAATGTCCTATTACCTTTACCCAATGTTCCACTATGATTCGGACTCATTTTGTCCTTTCCTCTGGTGGCTCTACCCTAAACTCGGGTGGCCACACCTGCAGAACCATTATTCAATTTCATTACTGATCATTATTGACTGTACTACTGCTTTATCGTGATGACCCCCGCCGCAGGAGGCGCACGGGACTCACGAGCGGCATCCATCGCATGGGTTTGACGGTACAAGCCTGCTCGGCCCTGCGATGGTCCGAAGCTCTGTTTATCGATCCACCTCATGAGGTTCATAGGAAACTCCTCAACAACTTCCACAACCATAGACTACAACACCAATTTATGACGCACCGGCAATCCTGCACATCCGGTGTTCGACTCAATTTGCAATGCAAATGCATCAGCGTCTCTCGGACCCAGGGCTAATGAGAGAACTCAGCGCTTGCCGCTTGAGTCTTCCAATGACACCGCTAAAAGGACCTTCTAAATGTCTATAACGATGAATAATCCTTGAACTCCAACCCCTAATGAGCTTGATCCCTTCGGTGGACCTCTTGCAACTTAAGTAGAACGGTGTTTGATTATAAAATAGTACAAACTTATTATTAAGTCAAGCCTGACAGGGCTGCACCGAAGGCATGTAGATCGGAGACGGTGTGATGTACGGACGCGCATGGTCTGCGACAAAAGATGGCAAAGATACTGACCGTGACGGGACGGCTTGCAGAGTTAAGCTGACCTCTCTGGAGGGGGATGGCCGTACAAAAAGCAATACCCCCCAGCACAGCGCTTCCGCCGTACTGGGGGGTATTGGAGTGAAGTGAGACTTTTTTCTACTAGGTACTCAGACTAGAATGCCTCGTCAGAAGCGGCCCAAGCTTCCCGCTCCTTGGCCTTTTCCTTGTCGTAGATTGTCCACTCGCCTTCCTCAACAACGGCGGCCTCGCGGACCATCCGGGTGCCCCTCGACAGAATGAACCACATGAGAGGCAGAACACCGCCGAACAGGAAGATGGCGCCACCGATCGAGCGCAGCCAGGTCAGGGTGTGCCAAACTTCGTTCGTCACGAAGGTCTGCTGCCGACCATACCAGAACCCATACTGGAAGATGTGGGCCAGCTGATACAGACCAACCGGGAACATATCCATGAGCATCATCATCACGATGCCAGCCTGCAGGGACCAGAACACACCCTTGATCAGCTTCTCATTCCAGGCAGAGCGCTGGAACAGGTGCTGGCAGGCAAACAGCATACCGGCAATGGCGATGTTACCCTTGACGCCGAACATGGCGCCATGGGCATGGTTGTTGGTGAGATAGGTGCCATGCTCGTAGTAATTGACGATCGGCAGGTTGATGAGCGAGCCCATCACGCCCGCGCCGAAGATGTTCCAGAAGTTGACGGCGAGGATGAACGTCCAGACGCCGTCCATCACGAAGCGCTGCTTGCCCTCGGCCAGATGCTCATGAGCCTTCATCCGCTCCGTTCGCATCTTCCAGGCATCCAGGGTGATCAGGAGCAGTGGCAATACCTGCATGGTGGAGAACACGCTACCCAGTGCGATGATCCCTGTCGGCTTGGCGATCCAGTAGAAGTTGTGGGAGATCCCGATCAGGGCGGTGACGCAGAACATCATGACGGCCAGGAAGATAACCCGCTCGGCCATGGCCCGGTTCACCAGACCCATCTGCACCAGCATGTAGCCGACGATACAGGTGGTGAATACTTCGAAGGTCACCTCAACCCACATATGGATGTTCATCCACCGCCAGTAATCGGAGATGGCGAAGTTCTGGGTCGGGGTCATGAACATCCCGAAGAACAGGAACAGCACCATGATCCCGCTGCCGTAGAACAGCCAAGCCGGCACGGACCAGAGGTTCTGGCTCGTGATCCAGGGCTTTACGGCGCGGAAGATGATGTAGACCCACAGACAGAACGAGGCCAGCATGAGGATATGCCAGAACCGGCCGAGCTCCAGGAACTCCCACCCCTGGCTCCCGAACCAGTAAGCCATATCGTCATTCAGCATGCCTGTGTGGCCGGCATAAATCCCGAACAGAGCGCCAGCGCCGACGAGAACACACAGCGCAAAGAGCAGGTTGATCAGGAAGCGCTGACCGTTTGGCACCTTTGAAATCCTGGGCAGGAAGAAGAGGGTATAGCCGACCCAGGCCATGAAGAACCAGTAGATCTGGACGAGGGCATGATAGCTTCGGACGACGCTGAATGGGATAACGACTCCGAAGGCGCCCAGGATCGATTCGCCAGGTCCACCACCGACGAAATCTTCTGCGCCCAGGATACCGGCCAGTACCTGCACCAGGAACAGGATCACAGCGAAGGCAAAGAACTTATAGGTCGCGCGCTGGGTCGGTCGAACATAGGCATCACCCTTGTTTTCCAGGTCGACCGTGGTGAGCGACCAATCGCGGCCGTTGAACGGCTCGCCAGGCAGAGACTTCATCTCACCGTAGACGTACAGGACCAGCATGGTACCCGCGAACAGGACGAGAATCGAGAGGAAGCTCCAGATATACGTCGCGTACGTGGGGAGGTTGCCGGCCTCAGGATCATACGGCCAGTTGTGGGTATAGCTATAGATTGTACCCGGTCGATTGGCGCCGGCTACCCAGCCGCCCCAGAAGAAGTAGCCTGCCAAGGCCTTCAGGTCATCCGGGTTCTGGATGTAGCTCTTGATCCGACCCTTCTGGAACGCCTCGTCATAGGTCTGATCGGTGAACATCCTGGTGTAATGAGTGACCAACTCATTGTATGCAAAAATCTGGGCGTCGTTCAGGCGGATTACACCGGCCGCCGCGTCATAGCCATTCTGATGAATCTCTCTCTTGACCTTTCCCGCGATCCCGTCCTTCTCGTCTTGAGTGGCGGGACGTCCCTGCTCTTTCTCGATCTGCAACTCATAGTACTTGCTCATTCCGACAAAGGTGCGATGCAGGGCATCCGCGGTGAAATCCGGTCCGCGCTCTGCGCCATCACCCCAGAAGGATCCATAGAGCATCAGACCCTTCAGGTGGAATACTTGCTTTCCACGGTTCATTGACCACTCTGGGATCACCGTTTCCCCGGTGGACGAAACAAAATTAACCAGAGGGGGAGCGCCTGCATAGGTCCAGACGCCGAGAGCAATCAAGCCGATGACGCTGATTGCAGTAACGATTGCAGCATGAAGCCACCAATATTTCTTAATTAGTAGTACTTGTGCGAACGTCCGCTGATTCTTTGCCTTAGCTGCGGTTTCACCAGGGTTCGGACTCATTGTTTCCTCCTGTGGCTCTCCCTATTCCTTAGGTGGCCACTCTTGCATTGTTGTTACGGTGCCGTGTTTGTTGTCGTTGTTACCACGGCCGTCGGGGGCGCTCGGGCTTCACTGGCGACTGGCAGGACACGAGTCTGGCGGCACACACCTAGGCGACCAGGTAATGACCCGTTGCTCTGCTTGTCGATCCGCATCACGAAGTTCATGGGGAACGCCTCCTTTGCGACTATATTGCGATCCCCGGTAGCCTTTGTAAATCCTGCGATTGAATGAGTGCGCGATGCATATGCATTATTCTTATAATTATGAGTACTTTTATACTATCCCCATTCGGACACGTAAATCCTGCGATTGACTCAATATGGTGATGCATATACACTAGTACCTAATCACTCAAGCCGGGTTTGAGGTAGAACGTGCATAAAACGGGGTTTCTGCACAATCAGGCTGCCCTGGGGGGTTCCTTCGTGGCCCCATGGGCAGATCCAGCATCCGCGCGAGTCGTGGGCTCTCGCCGCGCAATCTCGTTTACGTAGGCCACGGCCTCGAGCCGTGAGTGAACCTTGAGCTTGCTGAAGATGTTCTGGATATGGTTCCTCACCGTAGTTTTACTAATGAAAAGCTGTTCTGCTATGGCCGCCGTAGTTGCGCCGGTCCGCATCAGAGTGACGACCTGCAACTCCCGTCGAGTGAGTTCACCAATAGTGGGCACGGCCTCCTCGCTCGTCGCGAGTTGAGTTTGAGCCAGTTGTTGGCGAACGAGCACCTCAAGCTGATGTGCCGCAGTGACATCGCGGAAAAGATGGACAACCGTCGGGGGCTGGTTGTCGTCACAGGGAAGGGCAACACAGCTCACGTCGATCCACAGCGGTTTGCCCGTCCTCGTCCGAGTAGCCATCTCAAAATGCTGGATCAGGTCTCCGCGGCTCAACGACATCTTAAGTGGGCAGGGCCACTGGCAGAGCTGATTGCCGTTGCTGTCACGGCCGTTGAAGAATTCACGGCACTCCTGCCCAACGACTTGTTGTGCGGAAGCTTCCAGGATGGTTTCAGCGGCCTGGTTGCAAAATAAAATCTCCCCCGACGGCGCACTTACAAATACGCCATCGGCCGTCTCCGCAAAAAGCTTAAAGGCAGCCTCCCGTGGTTCGACAGGCTGCATGTTTCCCGGCTCGCTTCGCGAACCCTTTTCATCAATCACAGGCCGATGCTCGTTCTCCTCATCGGCACTACGGGCGACTACTTCACCTGCACGGACTCCGCCGTCCTGCCGCTGGCTTATCCGCCGGGCTCGCACCAAACGCTTCGATCCGCTGCCTGGACGCGCCATAGTTTTAATGTACAGTCCTCAGTGAGACCTGTCAAGCCGAAAAACGATGGAGGAAGAATGCCAAATTTACGCCTTCGGTCCTTGTTCCGCTCCCCGGCACCCACGCTGTGTCCGGAGGCTCACCACTTGTAAAAGCAGGATATAGGGTTTAAGGACTAGGGAAGGTCAGGACGTTGTTTCCCTCGCGCCGCCGTCTACCCTCTATACCCTCCCTTTGCCCTATCCTTATACTGTACTGCGTGCGATAGCGGTAATAGCTTCCGAGGACCCGCTTGACATACGCTCTCGTCTCCGTGAACGGGATCTCTTCAATGAACTCGTCATCCGTGCGATTCTCCAACCGTCCCAACCAGCGGCGTACTTGATTTGGCCCAGCATTGTACGCGGCTAAGGCCCTGGCCCAGTTGCCCTTGAACTCCTCGATCATCATCGCCAGGTAGCGAGTGCCAAGCGCAATATTATTAACCGGTACGTCGAGCTTCGTCGGATCTCCAGAGCCGCCTGTCGCATTCACGAGGTGATTGGCGGTCGTGGGGAGCAGTTGCATCAGGCCTACAGCCCCGGAAGACGACACGACCCGCTCGCCAAACCCGCTCTCCTCCCGAATCAGTGCCACAACCAGGTACGGATCAAGGGTATATCGAGCGCTCTGCTCCTGTACCAGCCCCCAATACCCGAGCGGGTAGAGGAACTCCCAATACCTCTGCACAGGCTCTGCTGGTCGACTGCGCGCGTACAGCGGACGAAAAAGGTGTTTTGCAATCCACACACTCTTTTCGAGATAACCCAAGTCGAGCAAAGCGCTACAGGCCTCATATAAGAGTCCGCGGTCTGAAGCATTTCGCCCGGCAAGGGCCAAGAACTCCTCTGAGGCCTCCTCCCGCAAGTTCAGTTCCTTGAGCAGCCTGGCTTTCGCCACCTCGGGGGCGTTCGGGGCTGGCAGCGGATCTTTTGGTCTCAAACCTGCCCCGAGTCGAGCCGAGGGGTCGGCCACCCCTTCGGCTGAACTCATGGTAGGTTTCGTCGAGGCGGGCGTGAGGACACGCGCAGTTTTTGGCTCCAGCGTCTTCAGGCGCAGGCGCGCCTGTTCGGCATAATAGTCCTCGTCGCTGTGGGTACTGAGCAGCCCTCTGTATGCCGCTACCGCCTTCTCTCTTTTTTTCAGACCTTCAAGGACCCGTCCCTGCCAATAGAGGGCTTGTGCCTGAAACCGCGAGTTTGACGTACTCTTCGCGTACAGTCGTCGCAGATCAGCAAGCGCCTCCGTGAGTGCCGACTGCCGATAATGGATCCAGGATCGAGTCCAAAGGGCGACATCGGCAAACCGGCTGGAGGGATAGTCCCTGAGGAGCCGGTTCAGAGCCAAGACTGCCCGCTTCGGTTTGCCGTCGTCGTTGTACTGGAGCGCCATCAGGTAGAGTGACTCGGCCGTAAAGGGGCTGTTCGGATAGGCGTGGACCAGGCGGGTCCACGTCGTGATGGCCTGTTCGCGGTCGTCTGTTCGAGCATAGCTTCGCCCGATCCAGTACAGCGCTTCCGCAGAATGAACGGAGTGGTTCTGACCCAGGGGCGACAGGAGACTGATGGCCCGACTGTAGTCCCGGCGTTGAAAGCAACTGATGCCGCTCCACAACCTCGCGCGGGAGGCAAAACTGTCCCGAGCTCCGTCGAAGGGGGGCAAGTCATCGCTCAAGAAAGGCGTGAATGCGGTAACTGCCTGGGCGTACTGGCCGCTACGGTACAGGCTGAGCGCTCGCTCGAACTGCTCATCAAGGGTGAAGGGTGGTGCCTCCGCCATCGTGGTCAGGAGTTCGCCGGCTCGAACCGCCTCTCGACTCGCCGGCCACTTGAGCCACAGCTCGCGCAACAGCGCTTCGGCCTCCTGTCGTTTATCCGCCTTAACGGCAATCTCTGCAAGCGCGAGCAGCGCCTCTCGCCTCCTCGCTTCGCCCGAGGCGCGAGACAGGTAATCCCGGTAGGCCTCCTCAGCCTGCGTGAGCAGATTAGCGTCGACATAGAGCCTTGCGCGCTCTTGTCGAGCCCGCTCGACGAGCAGACTTTCCGGGTACTCGTGAAGCAGGCGCGACAATGCAGTCAGCGCCCGAGGGTGCAGACCAAGAGCATGGTAGGCAGAAGCGGCGTAATACAGGGCATAGTCACCAAGCAGAGGCACCTGCGTTGCGGCCACCTCCAATGTGTCGGCGGCCTCCTGCCACTGCTTCTGTCGGTACAGCACCACGCCCAGGAGGAAGTTGGCCTCGTTCGCCCTGGAGAAGCCCTGCCGATGGCGTATCTCATCAAACAGGGGCCCCGCCCCTACGTAATCCTGCGTCCCGAGGCGCGCCAGCGCCTCCTGCCACAGGGGCGCATCAGACCCCTCAGAGGCGGTGGCAGGCAGCGGCGCCAGCAACAGCAGCCCCGTCAGACCCACCATCGTGACGCAGGCCCAGACGAGTCTCACGGGGCCTCGACCAGCGCGGCCAGGCCCGCGTCGTAGGGCGGCCGGACGACCCCCCAAGATCATGAGATCGACTAGCAACCGGTGCTGATCCAGGCGCCGGATGCTGCCCACGGGCATCCATTCAATGGTCTGAAACATCGTGCATCGTTCCCGCTGTC carries:
- a CDS encoding cbb3-type cytochrome c oxidase subunit I, giving the protein MSPNPGETAAKAKNQRTFAQVLLIKKYWWLHAAIVTAISVIGLIALGVWTYAGAPPLVNFVSSTGETVIPEWSMNRGKQVFHLKGLMLYGSFWGDGAERGPDFTADALHRTFVGMSKYYELQIEKEQGRPATQDEKDGIAGKVKREIHQNGYDAAAGVIRLNDAQIFAYNELVTHYTRMFTDQTYDEAFQKGRIKSYIQNPDDLKALAGYFFWGGWVAGANRPGTIYSYTHNWPYDPEAGNLPTYATYIWSFLSILVLFAGTMLVLYVYGEMKSLPGEPFNGRDWSLTTVDLENKGDAYVRPTQRATYKFFAFAVILFLVQVLAGILGAEDFVGGGPGESILGAFGVVIPFSVVRSYHALVQIYWFFMAWVGYTLFFLPRISKVPNGQRFLINLLFALCVLVGAGALFGIYAGHTGMLNDDMAYWFGSQGWEFLELGRFWHILMLASFCLWVYIIFRAVKPWITSQNLWSVPAWLFYGSGIMVLFLFFGMFMTPTQNFAISDYWRWMNIHMWVEVTFEVFTTCIVGYMLVQMGLVNRAMAERVIFLAVMMFCVTALIGISHNFYWIAKPTGIIALGSVFSTMQVLPLLLITLDAWKMRTERMKAHEHLAEGKQRFVMDGVWTFILAVNFWNIFGAGVMGSLINLPIVNYYEHGTYLTNNHAHGAMFGVKGNIAIAGMLFACQHLFQRSAWNEKLIKGVFWSLQAGIVMMMLMDMFPVGLYQLAHIFQYGFWYGRQQTFVTNEVWHTLTWLRSIGGAIFLFGGVLPLMWFILSRGTRMVREAAVVEEGEWTIYDKEKAKEREAWAASDEAF
- a CDS encoding LuxR C-terminal-related transcriptional regulator gives rise to the protein MARPGSGSKRLVRARRISQRQDGGVRAGEVVARSADEENEHRPVIDEKGSRSEPGNMQPVEPREAAFKLFAETADGVFVSAPSGEILFCNQAAETILEASAQQVVGQECREFFNGRDSNGNQLCQWPCPLKMSLSRGDLIQHFEMATRTRTGKPLWIDVSCVALPCDDNQPPTVVHLFRDVTAAHQLEVLVRQQLAQTQLATSEEAVPTIGELTRRELQVVTLMRTGATTAAIAEQLFISKTTVRNHIQNIFSKLKVHSRLEAVAYVNEIARREPTTRADAGSAHGATKEPPRAA
- a CDS encoding tetratricopeptide repeat protein, with product MFQTIEWMPVGSIRRLDQHRLLVDLMILGGRPAALRRGPGRAGRGPVRLVWACVTMVGLTGLLLLAPLPATASEGSDAPLWQEALARLGTQDYVGAGPLFDEIRHRQGFSRANEANFLLGVVLYRQKQWQEAADTLEVAATQVPLLGDYALYYAASAYHALGLHPRALTALSRLLHEYPESLLVERARQERARLYVDANLLTQAEEAYRDYLSRASGEARRREALLALAEIAVKADKRQEAEALLRELWLKWPASREAVRAGELLTTMAEAPPFTLDEQFERALSLYRSGQYAQAVTAFTPFLSDDLPPFDGARDSFASRARLWSGISCFQRRDYSRAISLLSPLGQNHSVHSAEALYWIGRSYARTDDREQAITTWTRLVHAYPNSPFTAESLYLMALQYNDDGKPKRAVLALNRLLRDYPSSRFADVALWTRSWIHYRQSALTEALADLRRLYAKSTSNSRFQAQALYWQGRVLEGLKKREKAVAAYRGLLSTHSDEDYYAEQARLRLKTLEPKTARVLTPASTKPTMSSAEGVADPSARLGAGLRPKDPLPAPNAPEVAKARLLKELNLREEASEEFLALAGRNASDRGLLYEACSALLDLGYLEKSVWIAKHLFRPLYARSRPAEPVQRYWEFLYPLGYWGLVQEQSARYTLDPYLVVALIREESGFGERVVSSSGAVGLMQLLPTTANHLVNATGGSGDPTKLDVPVNNIALGTRYLAMMIEEFKGNWARALAAYNAGPNQVRRWLGRLENRTDDEFIEEIPFTETRAYVKRVLGSYYRYRTQYSIRIGQREGIEGRRRREGNNVLTFPSP